A genome region from Mercenaria mercenaria strain notata chromosome 11, MADL_Memer_1, whole genome shotgun sequence includes the following:
- the LOC128546873 gene encoding cell surface hyaluronidase-like, producing the protein MNTSNIVICSLGYKNSKFNIWLEGALLNCTKLSMSDSLNGVINSNERLLRLAGWVSHSVVIGDSENVGLPAEGFDRSLPKIGIKESPHSGITMWRGPVQYSDIWFDGFKSNHKYDMGAIAKKRGDRYYFSITNSYRDILFGFDDAEGEGNYAISGTPSDPGWKNSVDGEQVAGFTWYRDTPTEKEKWYVVKPDPLSSAGADCRLRPHWRLALCKTKYGNFRVNGNFFPTGARGVYVRDAYPGAQLEFVLEKSGGPQVPMDGSQTYTFHTVGLVPKWMDFVAEGIEVGDLLRFGVCIPPGAKWELKSPFPFKELKKPENFIQVDSLDELDRKDPEKDGKKFFFDNSTGMLYFKFIGNTTRATDENKICGGGKCPHLEISLSGNLNGTGDCRKKLYGSRLTDLPPALPLFTETFKANGGSSPPEGFGAGAQRPFKSRTPVNGKYGPWTEWSECSTTCGKGVQYRTRECNNPLPQHGGKPCRYARIRSNKCNLGSCGNVFYISKIFVKVLDPK; encoded by the exons atgaataCATCCAATATTGTGATATGTTCTTTAGGTTACAAGAACAGCAAATTCAATATTTGGCTTGAAGGCGCTCTACTCAATTGCACAAAACTGTC TATGTCAGACAGTCTCAATGGAGTTATAAATTCAAA CGAAAGACTACTTAGACTTGCCGGCTGGGTAAGCCATTCTGTTGTTATTGGTGACAGCGAGAATGTTGGGTTGCCAGCAGAAGGATTCGACAGAAGTTTACCTAAAATTGGGATTAA GGAAAGCCCTCATTCTGGAATAACCATGTGGAGAGGCCCGGTACAGTACTCTGACATCTGGTTTGACGGATTCAAGTCGAACCACAAGTACGATATGGGGGCTATTGCAAAGAAGAGGGGTGATCGGTACTACTTCTCAATAACAAATTCGTACAGAGACATACTGTTTGGATTTGATGATGCG GAAGGTGAAGGCAATTATGCCATTTCCGGTACACCGAGTGATCCCGGTTGGAAAAATAGTGTCGATGGCGAACAAGTTGCTGGTTTTACCTGGTACCGTGATACGCCGACAGAGAAAGAGAAGTGGTACGTGGTTAAACCTGATCCTTTATCCTCGGCAGGCGCAGACTGTCGTTTGAGACCACACTGGAGACTGGCactctgtaaaacaaaatatggaaAT TTTCGAGTTAACGGGAATTTCTTCCCCACGGGCGCTCGTGGTGTGTATGTGCGTGATGCCTATCCTGGAGCTCAGCTTGAATTTGTACTGGAGAAAAGTGGAGGACCACAAGTACCGATGGACGGGAGTCAAACGTACACGTTTCATACAGTAGGCCTGGTTCCAAAGTGGATGGACTTTGTAGCTGAAGGAATAGAAGT gGGTGACCTACTGAGATTTGGAGTCTGTATACCACCCGGAGCAAAATGGGAACTTAAAAGCCCGTTTCCATTTAAGGAGTTAAAAAAGCCTGAAAATTTCATACAAGTTGATTCACTGGATGAACTCGACCGGAAAGATCCGGAAAAAGACGGAAAGAAGTTCTTCTTTGACAACAGCACTGG AATGCTTTACTTCAAATTTATCGGGAACACTACAAGAGCAacagatgaaaataaaatatgtggagGTGGAAAATGCCCGCACTTGGAAATCAGTCTTTCTGGAAATCTAAACGGAACTGGTGATTGCAGAAAGAAACTTTATGGCTCAAGGCTAACTGACTTACCA CCTGCGCTACCTCTATTCACTGAAACCTTCAAGGCAAATGGTGGCTCATCTCCTCCTGAG GGTTTTGGGGCAGGCGCCCAAAGACCTTTCAAAAGTCGAACTCCTGTGAACGGGAAATATGGCCCGTGGACAgaatggtctgaatgttcaacaaCATGTGGCA AGGGAGTTCAGTATAGGACACGTGAATGCAACAACCCACTTCCGCAACATGGAGGGAAGCCGTGCAGATATGCACGCATAAGATCCAATAAATGCAATTTAGGGTCATGTGGTAacgtattttatatttcaaagatatttgttAAGGTCTTGGACCccaaatag